AAGAGTGGAAAATCAGGAAGGTCTAAATTGCAGCAGCCTGATTTTTCAGCTGATAAAAACGGCTATAGACTGTACAGCTACACTCATCCCAATAAAATCCAACTGTACCTGAATAGATTTAAATCCCATTGAAATTAACAGCCGAGCATCCAACCCAATAAACTATAATCTATTGTTTTTATTAATTTTAATTAAAATTAAAAAAGTAATACTAAATAGACAAACATGATTACGATTAAACTGAGGACCTTTAACCTTCCCTCTGATAAAGAGGTTAATTTCTTGAGTAGCGGGATTGTATTGTCTATTTATGAAGTGTGGTGCATTACAATATACGATATTTTTTGAACAACTCACGCTGAGTTTTTATGCTGTTCTCTAGGCAACCTGATCTTCCTCTTATAGACGATTCATCAGCAATTAACCCTTTTGATCTGATCCAACTGATCTGCTAAAAACTTTAATCTTGCAAAATTTTGTCATTTTTTAACATTGTCATTTCTGCACAAAATTCACAATATATAGCCCTGAATCGACATGCTGTTTTTGTGAAAATTTAAACCAATTAAAAAAAAATTGCGAAATTTTATGTCGAATTAAGCAAACTTTGTAGACATTTTACAGAGAAGATTTGCATTTTTAACTTGGAGCAAACTAAATGAGTTCGACGATTTTGGTTATTCATGGACCAAATTTGAATTTGCTAGGAAAGCGCGAACCAGAAGTCTATGGATCACTGACACTTGATGACATTAATCAACAGCTCATCGCCCAAGCCCACAACGCCGCCATTCAGCTCGATACCTTCCAAAGTAACTGGGAAGGGGCAATTGTCGACCGTATTCATCAAGCCTCACAAGAAGGCATCGAATTTATCATTATCAATCCTGCCGCGCTGACTCATACCTCAGTGGCTGTTCGCGATGCCTTGCTTGGCGTTGCCATCCCGTTTATTGAAGTGCATCTGTCCAATGTACATGCACGTGAAGCATTCCGCCATCACTCTTATCTTTCTGATAAAGCGGTTGGTGTAATTTGTGGTCTCGGTGCAAAAGGTTATCGTTTTGCGCTCGATTATGCCATCGAAAAAATTCAATCACTTACTACTCAATCATAATTTAGGAACACTGCCCCATGGATATCCGTAAAATCAAGAAGCTCATCGATTTGATGATTGAATCTGACTTGCAATCGATTGAAGTGAAAGAAGGCGACCAATCTATCGCAATCGCTCGCCCAGCACCAGTTTATGCAGCAGCAGCGCCTGTGGCAGCAGCAGCGCCTGCAGCAGCACCTGCAGCGGCAAAAGCACCACGTGGTGCGGTTGAACCTTCTCCAATGGTTGGTGTGTTCTATGCAGCACCAAGCCCAGGTGAAGCACCATTCGTTAAAGTAGGTCAAACGGTAACAGCGGGTGATACTCTAGGTATTATCGAAGCGATGAAAATCATGAACCCGATCGAAGCAACTCAAAGCGGCGTGATTGAAGAAATCCTTGTGAAAAACGGCGAAGTCATCCAATTCGGTCAACCACTTTTCCGCTATCGCGCTTAAGACCTCGGGGATTCATATGTTGCAAAAAGTTTTAATTGCAAACCGTGGTGAGATTGCTCTACGCATCGCCCGTGCTTGCAAAACTTTAGGAATTAAAACTGTTGGTGTTTATTCCGATGCGGATAAAGACCTGATGCACTTACGCTTTGTTGATGAAGCGGTCTGTATCGGTCCGGGTGCGACCAGTGAAAGTTATCTCAACATTCCAGCACTGATCACCGCAGCAGAAATTACAGGTGCAGATGCCATCCATCCAGGTTATGGCTTCCTCTCTGAAAATGCAGAATTTGCAGAAATCGTAGAAAGCTCAGGGCTAATTTTCATTGGTCCACGTCCAGAACACATCCGTCTGATGGGCAACAAGGTTTCTGCCATTATTGCCATGAAGAAAGCCGGTGTACCAACCGTACCAGGCTGTGACCATGCTGTGACCATTCACAATGCACTTGAGGAAGCCAAACTGATTGGTTTCCCATTGATCGTAAAAGCCGCTTCAGGTGGTGGTGGTCGTGGTATGCGTATCGTTGAACGTGTCGATACCCTGCTTGAATCGGTTCAGGCTGCACAGCGTGATGCTGAAATGTGGTTCGGTGATGATACTGTCTACATGGAACGTTTCCTGCAAAAACCACGTCACGTCGAAGTTCAGGTTTTGGCAGATGGTGAAGGCCATGCCATCCACCTGTATGACCGTGACTGTTCTTTACAGCGCCGCCATCAAAAAGTATTGGAAGAAGCACCTGCTCCAGGTTTACCAGAAGAAGCACGTGCCGAGATTCTTGAAGCCTGCGTGAATGCGTGTAAATTGATGCAATATCGCGGTGCGGGTACATTCGAATTCCTGTTTGAAGATGGTGAATTCTTCTTCATTGAAATGAACACCCGTGTTCAGGTTGAGCATCCAGTAACTGAAATGGTGACGGGTGTTGACATCATTGAACAACAGCTACGCATTGCTGCAGGTTTGGGTCTTGAACTGCAACAAGAAGATATCGAAGTCCGTGGTCATGCCATAGAATGTCGTATCAATGCTGAAGATCCAACCACGTTCATGCCATCACCAGGCAAAATCGAGAACTTCTATGCGCCAGGTGGTGCAGGCATCCGCTTAGATTCTCATATCTATCCAGGTTATAGCATTCCACCGTATTACGACTCGATGATTGCCAAACTGATTGCGCATGGTAAAGACCGCGCAACATCATTTGCACGTATGCGTCAGGCTTTAGATGAGATGATCCTAACAGGTGTAAAAACCAATATTCCATTGCACAAGGACCTCATCTTAAAAGATGAAAGTTTCTGTGAACAAGCAATGGATATTCATTACCTTGAAAAGCACTTGTTAAAGCAGCTTGAAGGTCAGCAAGAAGAAGCGAAAAGCTAATTCGGGCTAGAATAAAAAAACCTCTTACCATGTTAAGAGGTTTTTTTATTGGATCTGTTTTTTAAATTGAGGGATTAGGGCAATATGCGATGCAAAGTGGCAAAACATTGTTCCGCTTTTTCATTGTTACAAAAGTGAATCGTTCGTGGACTGGTCCACTGAACAAAATACTGGGAAACCTCTCCAGTCTGGTCTTCCTGACGACCAGAGCAATCAAGTGAGTTATTGTCATACTTGATCTGCAAGACCAAAGCCGGTAACTGTTCTTTGGAATCTTGTGGTGGTTGATAATCGTATAGACCTGAGGACCACTCCTGTCCACTCCGGATCACCACCTCATTGTTGCCACGGAAATTATAATACTCAACACAGGCTTTATTCTGTGGAATCTCCATACCCCACAAACCTAAGATTTCTGGTCGTGAAACAATGCGGATCGGACTATTATTTTCTTCTTGAGCCGTGGCTTCCCCCTGCACATTATTATTTTCTGCAACCGCAATGCCGCTCATCGTTAAAAATAAAAAAGTTGCCAAAAATATTCTTTTCATAAGTCTTTTGTGCCGTAAACTCTTGCTCTTTAACTTAGCATATTCTGATATAAAATCGTTCATCTATAACGATATATAACAATCGTTTCGCTAGGTTTTTATGCAAATGTTGTGGGTTCGGCATCTTTAGATTGCAACACTTCAATAACAACTCAGAGGTTTACTCGTTATTAAAATTTAATCATTTTCAATTTTGCTAAATTTTAGTACTCTTGAAGAATGTGATATTTCACTACATAAATAAATATTTTTACGTCGTAAATCACATTTAAATCGGGATAGGAAGTTCATTTGATTGATTTAACCCAAAAAGCATTGTTACGTACAGGCCAACATCTTCGCATATTGTTGATTGTCGCCAGCCTGATGTTTTTCTTTAGCGCTTTGGGTATTTTATCTCGTCCATTCGATTTACTCTCCTATTTCTGGCCGGCCAATGCCGTATTACTCGGGATTCTTTTACGTTTCCCACATCTACGCAGTGTTTCTGGCTGGTTAGGGGCTTTTATTGGCTTCCTTACTGCTAATATCGGATTGAATGGCGGTATCGAAATTAACGTCTATATGACGATTGCCAATTTGATTACCGTCTCCGTTTCACTTACGCTGATTGACTTACTTAAACTGAATTATCAGCGTTATCAGCGTTATCAGCAAGGTGTTCAGGATCTTTATCTGATTGTACTCAGTGTGCTGGTCGGCAGCATGATGGGTTCAGCCTTTGCCATTTTGACCATCCCGCATCTAGAAAATACTTTTTTGCCCGGGCATCAATTGTGGCTAGATTTCGCCATGTGGTGGAGTGCAGAAATGATCAATATGATCACCTTCCTACCCGTTGTGCTCGCATTACCTAACAAAGAACTTTTTCAGCGTTATTGGCATGATCAACGGCGTATAACTTGGGACTGGATGACTCTATTCCCCTTTCTTGGTGTGATCGTTTCACTTTTTTTCGCCAACGTATATTTCGGAACTGGAGCCCTCTTATTCCCTTCAGCTGCTTTAATTTGGTCAGCATTAACTTATCCGATCTTTTTTGTGGCACTGATCAATTGTCTAGTCTGCATGACCTTATATTACAGCGCCAATCTTCACTATTTAAGTCAGTCTGCGGAACTCTATCTGACCCATAGTATCTCAATCCGAGTCGGGCTATGTATGCTGGCGCTAGGCCCCCTGACACTAAGTATATTAAGTGCGGTAATCCTCCCATAAATAACCGAAGTTAAAAGTAGAGGTTAAGCAGCCATTAGAGGAGGCTTTCCTTTGTTTGCTTGGTGTGGTCTTTCATGATTGTAATGCCATAACCAGCTAGTTGCATAATCTTGTACTTCATCCAAAGTATCAAATAAGTGTTTGCTCAGCCAACTATAACGTATGGTCCGATTATAGCGTTCAATATACGCATTCTGCTGTGGCTTTCCAGGTTGAATATATTCAATACGAATACCGTGCTCAGTAGCCCAGCGCACAAATTCGTGACTGATAAATTCGGGGCCATTATCGCATCGGATCACTAACGGTTTTTCTCTCCACTCCAGCAATTGATTCAACGTACGAATAACCCTGATTGTGGGCAATGAGAACCCTGCTTCAATGGCTAGGCCTTCGCGGCGGTAATCATCAATCACATTCAATAATCGAAACTTGCGACCATCGGAAAGCTGATCATGCATAAAATCCAGTGACCAGACCTGATTTTCTCGGATTGGTTCTTTCAATGGTTCAGGCGCATGCCGTTTTAGTCTTCTTCTCGGTTTAATACGCAGATTCAGTGCTAACTCACAATAAATGCGGTAAACCCGCTTGTGATTCCAGCAGCAACTCTCAACATGCCGTAAATACGAGAAGCACAAACCAAAGCCCCAATCGGAATTTTCCTCAGTGAGTTCAATGAGCTGTTCAGCAATGAGTGCATTGTCATCGCTGAGTTTGGCTTGATAGCGGTAGCAGGTTTCACTAATGCCAAATGCTTTACAAGCCAAACGAATACTAATGGCATGCTGGGCAACTGCCTGTTGTGCCATCTTACGCCGGCAAGATGGCCTCACCACTTTTTTGCCATCGCTTCCTGAATGATCTCTGCCTTTAAGCGTTCCTCAGCATACATCTTTTTAAGTCTGGTATTTTCTGCTTCCAGTTCTTTGAGTCGAGCCATCAATGATGTATCCATACCCCCATATTTTGCACGCCATTTATAAAAGGTGGCATTACTCATGCCGTGTTCACGGCAAAGGGTCGCCACAGGTGTGCCAGATTCAGCCTGTTTCAAGATGGACATGATCTGACTGTCAGTAAATTTAGATGTTTTCATGCAGAATCTCCTGCCTACACTTTAAGAGAAAATTCTACTTTTAGATCCTATTATTTTTAGGGGGGATTACCGTGCCAACCGTAAAGCACTATATAAACAGGTACTTTATCTGGCGAACCATGACAGTTTAACTCAAGCCATGACCCGCCGTTATTTCCTCGAAGAAGCTGACCGTATTTTATACAGCCCAATCGTTCGCCCACGCAGTATCAGCATTTTATTGATGGACCTGGATTTTTTTAAAAATATTAATGATCAGTACGGCCACCATGTGGGAGATATGGTTCTCAAAAAGTTCTCCACAATCGTGAAAAACAGCCTGCGTGAAGAAGATC
This portion of the Acinetobacter sp. GSS19 genome encodes:
- the aroQ gene encoding type II 3-dehydroquinate dehydratase, encoding MSSTILVIHGPNLNLLGKREPEVYGSLTLDDINQQLIAQAHNAAIQLDTFQSNWEGAIVDRIHQASQEGIEFIIINPAALTHTSVAVRDALLGVAIPFIEVHLSNVHAREAFRHHSYLSDKAVGVICGLGAKGYRFALDYAIEKIQSLTTQS
- the accB gene encoding acetyl-CoA carboxylase biotin carboxyl carrier protein, whose product is MDIRKIKKLIDLMIESDLQSIEVKEGDQSIAIARPAPVYAAAAPVAAAAPAAAPAAAKAPRGAVEPSPMVGVFYAAPSPGEAPFVKVGQTVTAGDTLGIIEAMKIMNPIEATQSGVIEEILVKNGEVIQFGQPLFRYRA
- the accC gene encoding acetyl-CoA carboxylase biotin carboxylase subunit, with amino-acid sequence MLQKVLIANRGEIALRIARACKTLGIKTVGVYSDADKDLMHLRFVDEAVCIGPGATSESYLNIPALITAAEITGADAIHPGYGFLSENAEFAEIVESSGLIFIGPRPEHIRLMGNKVSAIIAMKKAGVPTVPGCDHAVTIHNALEEAKLIGFPLIVKAASGGGGRGMRIVERVDTLLESVQAAQRDAEMWFGDDTVYMERFLQKPRHVEVQVLADGEGHAIHLYDRDCSLQRRHQKVLEEAPAPGLPEEARAEILEACVNACKLMQYRGAGTFEFLFEDGEFFFIEMNTRVQVEHPVTEMVTGVDIIEQQLRIAAGLGLELQQEDIEVRGHAIECRINAEDPTTFMPSPGKIENFYAPGGAGIRLDSHIYPGYSIPPYYDSMIAKLIAHGKDRATSFARMRQALDEMILTGVKTNIPLHKDLILKDESFCEQAMDIHYLEKHLLKQLEGQQEEAKS
- a CDS encoding IS3 family transposase (programmed frameshift), which produces MKTSKFTDSQIMSILKQAESGTPVATLCREHGMSNATFYKWRAKYGGMDTSLMARLKELEAENTRLKKMYAEERLKAEIIQEAMGKKVVRPSCRRKMAQQAVAQHAISIRLACKAFGISETCYRYQAKLSDDNALIAEQLIELTEENSDWGFGLCFSYLRHVESCCWNHKRVYRIYCELALNLRIKPRRRLKRHAPEPLKEPIRENQVWSLDFMHDQLSDGRKFRLLNVIDDYRREGLAIEAGFSLPTIRVIRTLNQLLEWREKPLVIRCDNGPEFISHEFVRWATEHGIRIEYIQPGKPQQNAYIERYNRTIRYSWLSKHLFDTLDEVQDYATSWLWHYNHERPHQANKGKPPLMAA